Genomic DNA from Candidatus Bathyarchaeota archaeon:
CTGGCGAAAACTGGGTTCCGAAGAGAAGAGGTTACTACCCATTCGCCGCGGTCCAGAAACTCATGCAAATTGGCAGGCTTACGGCGAAAGATCTTCTCGCCGAATTGAGCGTTCCTGAAAAGAGTAGAAAATATGTCCTTAGGGGTCTGCTTAAGCTGCATAAATCCTCAGAGGATGGACTGTTCACAGAGGATTTCAACCTGGAAGATGAGAACTCAGTTCTGGAGCTTAAGAGCCATGTCAGAAATTATTGGCTGAGAGCAAGGGAGGCTGCATGGTCAGTGGTTGAGAGAATCTTTAGCTCAAATGAGCATCCACTGATGCTTAACGAAGGAAAATCCTGGCTGACAGTTCTAGACTTAAATGTGATAAATGTGCTGCTCATCCATATGCTGAGGGAGGAAGCCATAAGGAGAAGGGTTCTGGTCATAGGAATAGCCAAGGACACATCTGCATCCGACTATATTAGGGCTGTAATCCCATATGCAAGGTTTAGGGGCACAATATCAATGGAAGAGAAGCTTCCAAACCTAAGACATGACAGGGCCTTCCTAACGATCCTTAGCAGCACGAATCCTGAAACCTTTTCCGTCCCATGGCGGACCATAAGCTACGACTCATGCTTCGCAACAATGATCGAGGGTGATGGGAACATTGTGTTAAAGGCGGCGAGGAGGAGGATAGCCGTGGAGAGACAGTTTGTGAAAGGCTACTTCCAGATTAGACAGTTCAAATCAGATGAGGCGGTCAGGTCTCCGGCATTCATGTATGACAGGTTCTACATTCCAGAAGTGGATGAAGACTTCACTGCCGAGATCACAGCCACTGAAGGCGACCGTGAGACCTTGATCCAACCATACTGGGAAGGGGAAGATGAGAATCCACTCGACTCATTTATTCTCCAGATTCTATCCAAATGCGATAATCCGGAGGTCTTGGAGGCAGTTGGTCATAATCAACTATTATACCTTGCAGACAAAGCCGTGAAGAACGAGGTCAAGATGATGAGGGGTCTATTAAGGGGTGTCGCAGACCTTGAACTCGGAACTCTCTCGAGAAAACAAAAGATCTTTACAATAGCACGTAGATTTAGGGACATAAGGCGTGAGACCGAGGGCGCGAGGGAAAGAACCTTATCGGAGGGAGAGAACATTTGAGACAGATCTTCGACGACATGGATGGAGCATTCCAAGCGCGTTTAAGGGCTCACAGAACCTCGACTAGAACGTCGAGAACAGGAGAAGGCGAGTTGACGGTTACAAGTCAGGTCGCTGTTGCAGAAGCATCGTTCAGCCTCTCTGTTCTAGATAGGCTTCATGAGCCCAGCTTCATAGCCTTCAGAAGACCAACAATTAGTGGCGAGACCTTCATCATCTATGAAGTTGTCGCTGTTAGACCAATGCACTACCAAATGTTAGGCATGGATGTATCAGTCCCAAAGGTGATAAGGAAGGAGTTTTTAGAGACCATCAATCAGGGCTGGAAGGCAAGCGAAGAAACATGGATCGACATAATTGCAGTCCCAACAAACTATAGGCTCAACATTCAAGGCGGCGATATAACCTTTGAAAGATCAAACCTAACACCGCTCGTAGGAAGCGACGCGCATATCCTCTCAAAAGAGACTGTTAAGGAGTTTTTGTGTGTTGAGGGAGGTGTCGATGTCGGAACACTGATAGGATTCGATCTGCCACTAACCGTTAAGATCTCTGAAATGGTGCGATATCACACTGGAATATTCGGCTTCACCGGATGTGGAAAATCAAATCTCAGCTCAATACTGCTTAGAAAGTCATTAGACGCAATAACCAATCTATCAGTCGTCATCTTCGATGTTGCTGGGGAATACCTAATACATCTCCTAGACCTAGCCCCAAGATTCTTCTCCACAGAGGACTTGGGCGAGGACGTGGACAGGATTCTGGATTCACAGGCGATCCCAGAGACATTGGAAATGAAGATTGACAGGCATATAATTGCACAAGCAATCAGGAAACTAGTCCAGCAGGGAAGGGTGCAGAAGCTATCGCTTTCATATCCGATGGAGTATATACCCTTAACGTTGGGTCATATATTGGGCTTAATTGGCTCGATAGCGAGAGGTAGGAGCAAGGAATCGATCCAAGGGACGATCGCTCTCAACAGACTTAATATCTTTGCCTCGAAGAAGGGATATCGCGAGGAGACGAGACTGGAAGAAATCGCGGATGACATTGAAGCTAAGGACGAACTAAAAAGAATACTTGAGGATTTCTCAGCAACCATTCATCATTTATCCGGAACAGTTAAAGATATACAGGCCATACTCAGGGCCCTTGAAGAAGAAATCGATGAGGATAAGGACGTCAGCAACGGTGGAGGCATCAAAAACCCTGAATGGCTGGCTACCAAAGTAGCGATTGAAGATTTTAGAGGCATAAACGTCGTTTATGCGCCGGAACCTGTAGATGCTAGAGAGATCGTGAGCAGATTCGTAGATCGTCTTCTTTGGTTAAAGAAGACTAGGGGTGTTGGGAGAACTGTGCTTACCGTGCTTGATGAAGCACAGGAATTCATACCTGACAGGACGAGGAAGGATGACTATACGGAACAGTCTAACTTGGCGGTTGAGAGGCTTCTGCGCCAGGGAAGAAAATATAGGGCTAACTGCTGGATCTGCAGCCAACGGGTTGCGCATTTGAACGTGAATGCACTTCAGCAGCTGCATAGCTACTTTGTAAGCGTGCTTCCGAGATTTTATGATAGGATGGTTATCGCAGATGCGTTCAGCCTCAGTTATGACCTGCTTGACAGGACAACGGAACTAGACATAGGCGAATGGCTGTTTGTCTCTTATAAGGCGACAAAGCAGAGGAACGTCCCAGCCTTCGTCAAGACCCCTAACAATGAAGATATTGTCTCCGAAAATCTTCTTCGAGAATTCGCGTCATAAATGGACGTTTGAGTAAGGATCTGCAGCGGACAGGTTATGCTGTTTGCATTGAGTCGAGGTCGTCTAATCTCGTAACTACCAGCGCTAAATCCCCAGTTTCCCGAAATCTATTAAATAGGTGGATGAGGGCGCCAGGGCTCGAGTCATAACGTCCTCCGCCACGCCTCTACTTTCCTCAGGATTGTACATTGCCTCAACAAGCCTAT
This window encodes:
- a CDS encoding DNA double-strand break repair nuclease NurA, whose translation is MHLYMGFLAERLRRHTSDLASLLTSRISELRSRPGLTLCIKPLATSNPKPVFFEPGEYVAVGIDGSMDYDELLEMLLFYVCATGFRCEFNIGDRVDFSLDHVRRDERLAASASVPLWTEDLFYVTDESSSTEYDLARTAERIPYAMMTMAELSLALKAIEDDDVRLLFMDRPLHGTFGPLARDFRHWLDRKRSILLGMKTSHGPLTYLDLCLAFVLGSGENWVPKRRGYYPFAAVQKLMQIGRLTAKDLLAELSVPEKSRKYVLRGLLKLHKSSEDGLFTEDFNLEDENSVLELKSHVRNYWLRAREAAWSVVERIFSSNEHPLMLNEGKSWLTVLDLNVINVLLIHMLREEAIRRRVLVIGIAKDTSASDYIRAVIPYARFRGTISMEEKLPNLRHDRAFLTILSSTNPETFSVPWRTISYDSCFATMIEGDGNIVLKAARRRIAVERQFVKGYFQIRQFKSDEAVRSPAFMYDRFYIPEVDEDFTAEITATEGDRETLIQPYWEGEDENPLDSFILQILSKCDNPEVLEAVGHNQLLYLADKAVKNEVKMMRGLLRGVADLELGTLSRKQKIFTIARRFRDIRRETEGARERTLSEGENI
- a CDS encoding DUF87 domain-containing protein; translated protein: MRQIFDDMDGAFQARLRAHRTSTRTSRTGEGELTVTSQVAVAEASFSLSVLDRLHEPSFIAFRRPTISGETFIIYEVVAVRPMHYQMLGMDVSVPKVIRKEFLETINQGWKASEETWIDIIAVPTNYRLNIQGGDITFERSNLTPLVGSDAHILSKETVKEFLCVEGGVDVGTLIGFDLPLTVKISEMVRYHTGIFGFTGCGKSNLSSILLRKSLDAITNLSVVIFDVAGEYLIHLLDLAPRFFSTEDLGEDVDRILDSQAIPETLEMKIDRHIIAQAIRKLVQQGRVQKLSLSYPMEYIPLTLGHILGLIGSIARGRSKESIQGTIALNRLNIFASKKGYREETRLEEIADDIEAKDELKRILEDFSATIHHLSGTVKDIQAILRALEEEIDEDKDVSNGGGIKNPEWLATKVAIEDFRGINVVYAPEPVDAREIVSRFVDRLLWLKKTRGVGRTVLTVLDEAQEFIPDRTRKDDYTEQSNLAVERLLRQGRKYRANCWICSQRVAHLNVNALQQLHSYFVSVLPRFYDRMVIADAFSLSYDLLDRTTELDIGEWLFVSYKATKQRNVPAFVKTPNNEDIVSENLLREFAS